In a genomic window of Microcebus murinus isolate Inina chromosome 17, M.murinus_Inina_mat1.0, whole genome shotgun sequence:
- the LOC105874236 gene encoding small ribosomal subunit protein eS4, X isoform-like, protein MARSPKKHLKRVAAPKHWMLDKLTGVFAPRPSTGPHKLRECLPLIIFLRNRLKFALTGDEVKKICMQRFIKIDGKVRTDITYPAGFMDVISIDKTGENFRLIYDTKGRFAVHRITPEEAKYKLCKVRKIFVGIKGIPHLVTHDARTIRYPDPLIKVNDTIQIDLETGKITDFIKFDTGNLCMVTGGANLGRIDVITNRERHPGSFDVVHVKDANGNSFATCLSNIFVIGKGNKPWISLPRGKGIRLTIAEERDKRLAAKQSSG, encoded by the coding sequence ATGGCCCGCAGTCCCAAGAAGCATCTGAAGCGTGTAGCAGCTCCAAAGCATTGGATGCTGGATAAGCTGACCGGTGTGTTTGCTCCTCGTCCATCCACCGGTCCCCACAAGCTGAGAGAGTGTCTCCCactcatcattttcctaagaaacaggcttaagtTTGCCCTGACAGGAGATGAAGTGAAGAAGATCTGCATGCAGCGCTTCATTAAAATCGATGGCAAGGTCCGAACTGATATAACCTATCCTGCTGGATTTATGGATGTCATCAGCATtgacaagactggagagaattttcgtctgatttatgacaccaagggtcgctttgctgttcatcgtatcacacctgaggaggccaagtacaagttgtgcaaagtgagaaaaatctttgtgggcataaaaggaatccctcatctggtgactcatgatgctcgtaccatccgctatcctgatccactcatcaaagtgaatgacaccattcagattgatttggagactggcaagataactgatttcatcaagtttgacacTGGTAACCTGTGTATGGTGACTGGAGGCGCTAACTTGGGAAGAATTGATGTGAtcaccaacagagaaagacatcccgggtcttttgatgtggttcacgtgaaagatgccaatggcaacagctttgccacttgcctctccaacattttcgttattggcaaaggcaataaaccatggatttctcttcctcgaggaaaaggtatccgcctcaccattgctgaagagagggataagagactggcagccaaacagagcagtgggtga